In one window of Bombus fervidus isolate BK054 chromosome 4, iyBomFerv1, whole genome shotgun sequence DNA:
- the LOC139986645 gene encoding uncharacterized protein isoform X2, with product MSIEATAATTAVAGSPLSWHIPRPSLVGRSERDSENGSWAHHLHPNSPSRGSTSSQGSTASTHSAASGTLLLTAANLANLAAIHPPTVTAPKQMDTASVASSTHFTVVNGLGRPTTVYRKSCCARNQLTVLVCTMSFLFMVGLLLGILYMEMRIRDKYH from the exons ATCGAGGCGACGGCGGCTACGACAGCAGTAGCGGGCAGCCCGCTTTCCTGGCACATCCCAAGGCCGTCCTTGGTGGGACGAAGCGAGAGGGATAGCGAAAATGGTAGCTGGGCTCATCATCTGCACCCAAACTCGCCATCCAGAGGATCCACCTCGTCGCAAGGATCCACTGCCAGTACACAC AGTGCCGCATCGGGCACGTTACTTCTGACAGCCGCTAACCTAGCCAATCTCGCGGCGATTCATCCACCTACGGTGACGGCGCCGAAACAGATGGACACCGCATCGGTTGCGAGCAGCACTCACTTCACCGTAGTGAACGGCCTAGGCAGACCGACGACCGTTTACAGGAAGTCCTGCTGCGCGAGAAATCAGCTCACCGTGCTCGTCTGCACGATGAGCTTTCTATTCATGGTCGGTCTGCTTCTCGGGATTCTCTACATGGAAA TGAGAATTCGTGACAAGTACCACTAG